One segment of Canis aureus isolate CA01 chromosome 27, VMU_Caureus_v.1.0, whole genome shotgun sequence DNA contains the following:
- the ADORA2A gene encoding adenosine receptor A2a isoform X2, translating into MSTMGSWVYITVELAIAVLAILGNVLVCWAVWLNSNLQNVTNYFVVSLAAADIAVGVLAIPFAITISTGFCAACHNCLFFACFVLVLTQSSIFSLLAIAIDRYIAIRIPLRYNGLVTGTRAKGIIAVCWVLSFAIGLTPMLGWNNCGQPKEGRNYSQGCGEGQVACLFEDVVPMNYMVYYNFFAFVLVPLLLMLGVYLRIFLAARRQLKQMESQPLPGERARSTLQKEVHAAKSLAIIVGLFALCWLPLHIINCFTFFCPECSHAPLWLMYLTIVLSHTNSVVNPFIYAYRIREFRQTFRKIIRSHVLRRREPFKAGGTSARALAAHGSDGEQISLRLNGHPPGVWANGSAPHPERRPNGYTLGLEGNLSLWWIEPVTLGKE; encoded by the exons ATGTCCACCATGGGCTCCTGGGTGTACATCACGGTGGAGCTGGCCATCGCTGTGCTGGCCATCCTGGGCAATGTGCTGGTGTGCTGGGCTGTGTGGCTGAACAGCAACCTGCAGAACGTCACCAACTACTTCGTGGTGTCACTGGCGGCAGCCGACATTGCCGTGGGAGTCCTCGCGATCCCCTTCGCCATCACCATCAGCACAGGGTTCTGTGCTGCCTGCCACAACTGCCTCTTCTTTGCCTGCTTTGTCCTGGTCCTCACTCAGAGCTCCATCTTCAGCCTCCTGGCCATCGCCATTGACCGCTACATCGCCATCCGCATCCCACTCCG GTACAATGGCTTGGTGACTGGCACAAGGGCCAAGGGCATCATTGCGGTCTGCTGGGTGCTGTCGTTTGCCATTGGCTTGACTCCCATGCTGGGCTGGAACAACTGCGGTCAGCCAAAGGAGGGCAGAAACTACTCACAGGGCTGCGGGGAGGGCCAGGTGGCCTGTCTCTTTGAGGATGTGGTGCCCATGAACTACATGGTGTACTACAACTTCTTTGCTTTTGTCCTGGTGCCGCTGCTGCTCATGCTGGGTGTCTACTTGCGGATCTTCCTAGCAGCTCGGCGACAGCTGAAGCAGATGGAGAGCCAGCCTCTGCCTGGGGAGCGGGCTCGGTCCACGCTGCAGAAGGAGGTCCACGCTGCCAAGTCACTGGCCATCATTGTGGGGCTCTTCGCCCTCTGCTGGCTGCCCCTGCATATCATCAACTGCTTTACCTTCTTTTGCCCAGAGTGTAGCCATGCCCCACTCTGGCTCATGTACCTGACCATCGTCCTCTCCCACACCAATTCTGTTGTGAATCCCTTCATCTATGCCTACCGCATCCGTGAGTTTCGCCAGACCTTCCGCAAGATCATTCGCAGCCACGTCCTGAGGCGGCGGGAGCCCTTCAAAGCAGGTGGCACCAGTGCCCGCGCCTTGGCAGCTCATGGCAGTGATGGAGAGCAGATCAGCCTCCGCCTCAATGGCCATCCTCCTGGGGTGTGGGCCAATGGCAGCGCCCCCCATCCTGAGCGGCGGCCCAATGGCTACACCCTGGGGCTG GAAGGAAATCTTTCTCTTTGGTGGATAGAACCAGTCACATTGGGAAAAGAATGA
- the ADORA2A gene encoding adenosine receptor A2a isoform X1, translating into MSTMGSWVYITVELAIAVLAILGNVLVCWAVWLNSNLQNVTNYFVVSLAAADIAVGVLAIPFAITISTGFCAACHNCLFFACFVLVLTQSSIFSLLAIAIDRYIAIRIPLRYNGLVTGTRAKGIIAVCWVLSFAIGLTPMLGWNNCGQPKEGRNYSQGCGEGQVACLFEDVVPMNYMVYYNFFAFVLVPLLLMLGVYLRIFLAARRQLKQMESQPLPGERARSTLQKEVHAAKSLAIIVGLFALCWLPLHIINCFTFFCPECSHAPLWLMYLTIVLSHTNSVVNPFIYAYRIREFRQTFRKIIRSHVLRRREPFKAGGTSARALAAHGSDGEQISLRLNGHPPGVWANGSAPHPERRPNGYTLGLVSGGIAPESHGDMGLPDVELLSHELKGACPESPGLEGPLAQDGAGVS; encoded by the exons ATGTCCACCATGGGCTCCTGGGTGTACATCACGGTGGAGCTGGCCATCGCTGTGCTGGCCATCCTGGGCAATGTGCTGGTGTGCTGGGCTGTGTGGCTGAACAGCAACCTGCAGAACGTCACCAACTACTTCGTGGTGTCACTGGCGGCAGCCGACATTGCCGTGGGAGTCCTCGCGATCCCCTTCGCCATCACCATCAGCACAGGGTTCTGTGCTGCCTGCCACAACTGCCTCTTCTTTGCCTGCTTTGTCCTGGTCCTCACTCAGAGCTCCATCTTCAGCCTCCTGGCCATCGCCATTGACCGCTACATCGCCATCCGCATCCCACTCCG GTACAATGGCTTGGTGACTGGCACAAGGGCCAAGGGCATCATTGCGGTCTGCTGGGTGCTGTCGTTTGCCATTGGCTTGACTCCCATGCTGGGCTGGAACAACTGCGGTCAGCCAAAGGAGGGCAGAAACTACTCACAGGGCTGCGGGGAGGGCCAGGTGGCCTGTCTCTTTGAGGATGTGGTGCCCATGAACTACATGGTGTACTACAACTTCTTTGCTTTTGTCCTGGTGCCGCTGCTGCTCATGCTGGGTGTCTACTTGCGGATCTTCCTAGCAGCTCGGCGACAGCTGAAGCAGATGGAGAGCCAGCCTCTGCCTGGGGAGCGGGCTCGGTCCACGCTGCAGAAGGAGGTCCACGCTGCCAAGTCACTGGCCATCATTGTGGGGCTCTTCGCCCTCTGCTGGCTGCCCCTGCATATCATCAACTGCTTTACCTTCTTTTGCCCAGAGTGTAGCCATGCCCCACTCTGGCTCATGTACCTGACCATCGTCCTCTCCCACACCAATTCTGTTGTGAATCCCTTCATCTATGCCTACCGCATCCGTGAGTTTCGCCAGACCTTCCGCAAGATCATTCGCAGCCACGTCCTGAGGCGGCGGGAGCCCTTCAAAGCAGGTGGCACCAGTGCCCGCGCCTTGGCAGCTCATGGCAGTGATGGAGAGCAGATCAGCCTCCGCCTCAATGGCCATCCTCCTGGGGTGTGGGCCAATGGCAGCGCCCCCCATCCTGAGCGGCGGCCCAATGGCTACACCCTGGGGCTGGTGAGTGGAGGGATTGCCCCTGAGTCCCATGGCGACATGGGCCTCCCAGATGTGGAGCTCCTCAGCCATGAGCTCAAGGGAGCATGCCCAGAGTCCCCTGGCCTTGAAGGTCCCCTGGCCCAGGATGGAGCAGGAGTGTCCTGA